One stretch of Hevea brasiliensis isolate MT/VB/25A 57/8 chromosome 12, ASM3005281v1, whole genome shotgun sequence DNA includes these proteins:
- the LOC110661324 gene encoding phosphoprotein ECPP44, whose translation MAEQDHHKSHESETPVVGGGAAVETKDRGLFDFMGKKEEEKPQEEVIVTEFEEKVQVSDPEPKEEENKHGLLEKLHRSDSSTSSSSDEEEGEGVEKNKKKNKGLKEKIKNKITGDKEEKKEEDTTIPIEKVEKDEEAEEKKGFLEKIKEKLPGQQKKAEEETLPAPPPAENAHAEAASHEGDAKEKKGILEKIKEKIPGYHPKTEE comes from the exons ATGGCGGAACAGGATCACCACAAGAGCCATGAGTCTGAGACCCCTGTCGTTGGTGGGGGTGCAGCTGTGGAGACCAAGGATCGTGGGCTTTTTGATTTCATGGGGAAGAAAGAGGAAGAGAAGCCTCAAGAAGAGGTGATCGTCACAGAGTTTGAAGAAAAGGTTCAGGTATCTGACCCTGAACCCAAGGAGGAGGAGAATAAGCATGGTCTCTTGGAGAAGCTTCATCGATCAGATAGCAGCACTAGCTCT TCCAGTGATGAGGAAGAAGGCGAGGGAGTGgagaagaataagaagaaaaaCAAGGGATTGAAGGAGAAGATCAAGAATAAGATAACAGGAGACAAGGAAGAAAAGAAGGAAGAGGATACCACTATTCCTATTGAGAAGGTTGAGAAAGACGAAGAAGCAGAGGAAAAGAAGGGTTTCCTTGAGAAAATCAAAGAGAAACTGCCAGGACAGCAGAAGAAGGCTGAAGAGGAAACCCTACCTGCACCACCCCCAGCTGAGAATGCTCATGCAGAGGCAGCCTCTCATGAAGGAGATGCTAAGGAAAAGAAGGGTATTTTAGAGAAGATCAAGGAGAAGATTCCTGGGTATCATCCGAAGACAGAGGAATAG